The Gigantopelta aegis isolate Gae_Host chromosome 3, Gae_host_genome, whole genome shotgun sequence genome segment tttttttttctccaaaatgtGTTTGCTCTTACCTGTCTGTAATGCTGGAACCTCTTtgaagagttatttcccttgaatCACAATGAAAACTAGtagagaatatttttttaaatttaatttgtttttcctaGCCCAAATATTGGATAACAGTAGAGAGGTAAACATAGTGCATTGGGGAAAATCACTATAatcacaataaaatatgtttaattttacataagattgtcacatgataaaaactaaataatctCTATCAAATATTAGTTACtgtgaaaccttttttttccaGCTTGAGATGCATCCTGACCTGCATGGGGAAGGGGGTCACACAACCCAGATTGTTGTTGAGACCAACAGTCCTGTTTTCAATGAAATCTTCTCCTTCACTCTGTCTGAACTGGAAATCTTGGATGCTAAGCTGATTATACAGGTCTGGGACTATGATGTCACAAGCCGTGATGACTTCTTGGGAGAAGTCATCGTAAACATGAACACCTTCAACTTCAAGCAAGATCCCATCCACACAGCGTGGTATACTCTTCGAATGCaggtaaaatgttttgaaatacagtgaaacttgttTAAACCGAACCCTGAACAAAcaggaatcctgtcaaaaccagccATGTTTCATGGTCCCCAactttctaaattctaaaacgcaAAATCTAAAAACCGGATCATGTCTAAATAAGATAAATATTAGATCCAGATTATACAGGTGTCACTGTAAGATtaagttgtttttgttgatgaacttgattaattaattaaccaatttctttttttttgttggttcaTTCTTTATTGTGGATTGTTTTTTGCCTTTTCCAGACTGACCTGAGTGTTAGTGGTGAGATAGATGTGAGTCTTTCATATCAAGTACCGGACCGCTTGTTTGTGTCTGTGCTCAGAGCCACCAATCTGTCTCCACGCGATGACAGAATAAAAGCCGATCCATTTGTTAAACTCACTATCCCAGGCGTGGGAGTGATGCACAGAACACAGGTGATTTTACTTTCAAGTATACGACACTGGACTCATTATTTtgaaacaacaaattaaaaaaaataatcttgtgtatgaatatttcctacactaataatttttttaaagaatccTGTTTATGAGTATTCTACcatcttttaattatatttcatacaataatgatttttttaaaatgatcctGTTTATGAATATTTCACCCCAGtgtttaataattacattttgtacagttataagaatgaatgaatgaatgtttaacgacaccccagaacaaaaatacacatcagctattgggtgtcatgaatggtaagtatatgaaaatattatttatatatatttatgtagtgTATTGTACAGTTTATAATACTCTTATTTATATCATTCTAGGTTAAGAAGAGCACATTGGACCCAGTCTGGCAAGAAACGTTTGAATTTTCTGTACCTATTGAAGAGCTGGCTTTTAGGTTGGAGTTGTTTTGTATTGCAGCTATTGTACTTAACTGATATATGGCACTTAACTTTGACGTTCATTGTGTTTCAAAGGAGGAGGTTGTTTTGTATTGCAGCTATTGTACTTAACTGATATATGGCACTTAACTTTGACGTTCATTGTGTTTCAAAGGAGGAGGTTGTTTTGTATTGCAGCTATTGTACTTAACTGATATATGGCACTTAACTTTGACGTTCATTGTGTTTCAAAGGAGGAGGTTGTTTTGTATTGCAGCTATTGTACTTAACTGATATATGGCACTTAACTTTGACGTTCATTGTGTTTCAAAGGAGGAGGTTGTTTTGTATTGCAGCTATTGTACTTAACTGATATATGGCACTTAACTTTGACGTTCGTTGTGTTTCAAAGGAGGAGGTTGTTTTGTATTGCAGCTATTGTACTTAACTGATATATGGCACTTAACTTTGACGTTCTTTGTGTTTCAAAGGAGGAGGTTGTTTTGTCAAGCAACAGAGTTAATCATCTACATAAACAGTGGAAATAATTGAaagttttaagtttatttaacgacaccactagagctcattgattaattaatcatcagctattggatgtcaaaaatttggtaacatttttcaattagtagcaagggatttggTATATACAGTTTCCGACTGACAAAACTGCACACAGTTTTGCCTTGGATATACAAATTGATAACAAAAAACTCAATGGTTCACTGAGGAGGTTCGAACTATGATCTGAGCACCTAAGctgagttaaatcccaccctataaataatatgtaatttagtCTGGAATAATAGTCAGTGCAGACTTTGTAATTGCAGATGAAATTAAATTGGTCAGTTGGCGATTTAGTTGGGCAAGCATGTTTAACTATAAATgagaattaaatttttaaaatctgaaaatGGTAATTGATATAGGCccatatgttattttatttttcattttattaatttttaacctaAATAAACCATTAGTGCTGAAAATATGTCTGGACTCGAACCATAAATTGTCTgcagtttttattgttttaaaaatatagatttATAAACTTTGGAAAATTTTGTAATAGTTAAAGATAAGCAAGGAGCAGttttaaatgatattttgtttagtttttcaatttaataaattaaattaactcatgatttttgtttgtttttatccagatatattattctccatgtGATTGATGAAAGCCATTACCATGGAAATGAGTCTTTGGGTCAGGTGATCATTGACCTTGACTCTTTTGACCTTGAAAAAGGGAGTCATCAAATACACAGACTGACAGATTTGGTAAGACTATTATCTTTTTGATTTAAATAGCTAAAGAAGTAGTTAATATGTAAATAGTTCagaattagaaataaatatcaaTAGTGGTAGTATTTTTGTGTTTGAATCAGATGATTACAGAAATGGcaaatatattttgcaaatcaataattttttcaacaaatttgtttttattgtgatcCTGCTTAACTAAAAAGATGACACCCCTTACACACATGTTTGGTAAACGTGTCAAAGATTCAAAGGTTGTTTGGCtgccattcatttatattaAGAGTGAATGCAACtctggctccgtattcataaataTACTCAAGTCAACATATGATACTTATCTACATAGTATCATAAATTGACGTAAGTActtttatgaatatggagcctgTTCTGTATTTGATATAGATATATGTTTTTCAAGATAACTTTTGAAATAACCAATAGCAAATACGACTACATAAATCATTAgtggtataaaaataaattaacttaGATTGAATAATAACTTTCTTTAG includes the following:
- the LOC121369081 gene encoding synaptotagmin-1-like, which encodes MGGSQSHEISPEERRLRQDPEKILRIARFLNTQAEKRKAGSGDLVEWNQHDQDKQSMQLLKGLFKQLDPSVTSTIGDNNGEVQLSFKYDGSQNLLLVKVLKCRDLRNRDIRSKASDPYVKLEMHPDLHGEGGHTTQIVVETNSPVFNEIFSFTLSELEILDAKLIIQVWDYDVTSRDDFLGEVIVNMNTFNFKQDPIHTAWYTLRMQTDLSVSGEIDVSLSYQVPDRLFVSVLRATNLSPRDDRIKADPFVKLTIPGVGVMHRTQVKKSTLDPVWQETFEFSVPIEELAFRYIILHVIDESHYHGNESLGQVIIDLDSFDLEKGSHQIHRLTDLKNSERIRNKMFQSRAAQEFRESFMAHACVRCPGFLFQMQSGKKVVSVSCRKAGSHARIRIVDGILIN